One Bradyrhizobium sp. ISRA464 genomic window carries:
- a CDS encoding methyl-accepting chemotaxis protein translates to MFAKLSIRAKIISVVAFLLVAMAGMGLLAVKDMQAINANTVDITTNWLPSVRVLGELRAGVITYRNVTREHMLAETLEEKLAAEKTLAGVVEANSKVRATYEPMIASAEERALYKQWSETWDRYQKGTEDVLALSRKEAGKLPQEAHQLNTKVVNNIGLEADEILRKDIALNNAGADKAAQDAADNYNSAFIVLAVILGVAVLIGVGVSFYLVRDVSAGIASIVAPMQALGRGDLTVVVPHQGEKTEIGTMADTLQVFKEVLIAKKAADETAAADAEAKIERGRRVDAITRNFEQMIGEIVQTVSSASTQLEASAGTLSATATRSQELTTTVAAASEEASANVQSVASATEELSSSVTEISRQVQESARMANDAVGQARTTNDRVSELSKAAARIGDVVELINTIAGQTNLLALNATIEAARAGEAGRGFAVVASEVKALAEQTAKATGEISQQISGIQAATQESVGAIKEISSTIERLSEISSTIAAAVEEQGAATQEISRNVQEAAQGTQQVSANITDVQHGATETGSASSQVLSAAQTLSGDSNRLKLEVGRFLNAVRAA, encoded by the coding sequence ATGTTCGCCAAACTCTCGATTCGCGCCAAGATCATTTCCGTGGTGGCGTTCCTGCTTGTCGCGATGGCGGGCATGGGGCTGCTTGCCGTCAAGGATATGCAGGCGATCAACGCCAATACGGTCGACATCACGACCAACTGGCTGCCGAGCGTGCGCGTCCTCGGCGAGCTGCGCGCCGGCGTCATCACCTATCGCAACGTGACCCGCGAGCACATGCTCGCCGAGACTCTTGAAGAGAAGCTGGCGGCCGAGAAGACGCTCGCCGGCGTGGTCGAGGCCAACAGCAAGGTGCGGGCGACCTACGAGCCGATGATCGCTTCGGCGGAGGAGCGCGCGCTCTACAAGCAGTGGTCCGAGACCTGGGACAGGTACCAGAAGGGGACCGAGGACGTGCTGGCCTTGTCGCGCAAGGAAGCCGGCAAGCTCCCGCAAGAAGCGCATCAGCTCAACACCAAGGTCGTGAACAATATCGGCCTCGAGGCCGACGAGATCCTGCGCAAGGACATCGCACTCAACAACGCCGGCGCCGACAAGGCTGCGCAGGATGCTGCCGACAATTACAATTCGGCCTTCATCGTGCTTGCGGTCATTCTCGGCGTCGCCGTCCTGATCGGCGTCGGCGTCAGCTTCTACCTCGTTCGTGACGTCTCGGCCGGCATCGCCTCGATCGTCGCGCCGATGCAGGCGCTCGGACGCGGTGACCTGACCGTGGTCGTTCCCCATCAGGGCGAGAAGACCGAGATCGGCACGATGGCCGATACGTTGCAGGTGTTCAAGGAAGTCCTGATCGCCAAGAAGGCCGCCGACGAGACCGCCGCGGCGGACGCGGAAGCCAAGATCGAGCGCGGCCGCCGGGTCGATGCCATCACCCGCAACTTCGAGCAGATGATCGGCGAGATCGTGCAGACCGTGTCGTCGGCCTCGACCCAGCTCGAAGCCTCGGCCGGCACGCTGTCGGCGACGGCCACGCGTTCGCAGGAACTGACCACCACGGTCGCCGCGGCCTCCGAAGAAGCGTCCGCCAACGTGCAGTCTGTGGCCTCTGCGACCGAGGAGCTGTCGTCGTCGGTGACCGAAATCAGTCGCCAGGTGCAGGAGTCGGCGCGGATGGCCAATGACGCCGTCGGTCAAGCGCGCACCACCAATGACCGCGTCAGCGAGTTGTCGAAGGCGGCCGCGCGGATCGGCGACGTGGTCGAGCTCATCAACACCATTGCCGGCCAGACCAACCTGCTCGCGCTGAACGCCACCATCGAGGCGGCACGCGCCGGCGAGGCGGGCCGCGGCTTTGCGGTCGTGGCCTCCGAGGTCAAGGCCCTGGCCGAGCAGACCGCGAAGGCGACCGGCGAGATCAGCCAGCAGATTTCCGGCATCCAGGCCGCGACGCAGGAGTCGGTCGGCGCGATCAAGGAAATCTCTTCGACCATCGAGCGCCTGTCGGAGATTTCGTCCACGATCGCGGCCGCGGTCGAAGAGCAGGGCGCCGCGACGCAGGAGATTTCCCGCAACGTGCAGGAGGCGGCGCAGGGCACCCAGCAGGTCTCGGCCAACATCACCGACGTGCAGCACGGCGCGACCGAAACCGGCTCGGCCTCGAGCCAGGTGCTGTCGGCGGCGCAGACGCTGTCGGGTGACAGCAACCGTCTCAAGCTCGAGGTCGGCCGATTCCTGAACGCGGTCCGCGCCGCCTGA
- the otnK gene encoding 3-oxo-tetronate kinase → MTPAAKLSLGCIADDYTGASDLANTLTRAGLRTVQTIGVPAGDLALPEVDAVVVSLKSRSIEADLAVSRSRATETWLRGRGAAHILFKICSTFDSTDAGNIGPVMDALRADSGDTIVLVTPAFPETGRTVYQGNLFVGSVPLNESPLKDHPLNPMHDSNLVRVLARQSRTKVGLVDLATLTRGIGAVRAKLADLTARGIGAAIVDAVFDRDLETIGQVALDHRVSVGASGIGLGLARALVAAGIVKPDASSAMPDAAVGGPAACLAGSCSQATLQQIANAEKVMPVLHLDPERVVTGKDEAQRALAWAKDRIGDGPILIASSVTPDEVAALQSRHGRDAAGHAIEQAMADIAEGLVRAGVRRLVVAGGETSGAVVDRLRIPGFLVGAEIAAGVPVLRAVGISSGDMLLALKSGNFGGPEFFSDALALMR, encoded by the coding sequence GTGACACCAGCAGCGAAACTGTCTCTTGGCTGCATCGCCGACGACTATACCGGCGCCTCCGACCTCGCCAACACGCTGACCCGCGCCGGCCTGCGCACCGTGCAGACCATCGGCGTCCCCGCCGGCGATCTCGCGCTGCCCGAGGTCGACGCCGTCGTGGTGTCGCTGAAGAGCCGCTCGATCGAGGCTGATCTCGCGGTATCGCGCTCGCGCGCGACGGAGACATGGCTGCGCGGCCGCGGCGCTGCTCATATTTTGTTCAAGATCTGCTCGACCTTCGATTCCACCGACGCCGGCAATATCGGTCCGGTGATGGACGCGCTGCGCGCGGATTCCGGCGATACCATCGTGCTGGTGACGCCGGCGTTCCCTGAGACCGGCCGCACCGTCTATCAGGGCAATCTGTTCGTCGGCTCGGTGCCGCTGAACGAGAGTCCGCTGAAGGATCACCCGCTCAATCCGATGCACGATTCCAACCTGGTGCGGGTGCTGGCGCGCCAGAGCAGGACGAAGGTGGGATTGGTCGATCTCGCGACGCTGACCCGTGGCATCGGGGCCGTCAGGGCAAAGCTCGCCGATCTCACCGCCAGGGGCATTGGCGCTGCGATCGTCGACGCGGTGTTCGACCGCGACCTCGAAACGATCGGGCAGGTGGCGCTCGACCATCGTGTCTCGGTCGGCGCCTCCGGCATCGGCCTCGGATTGGCGCGGGCGCTGGTCGCGGCCGGGATAGTGAAACCGGATGCCTCGAGCGCGATGCCCGATGCTGCAGTCGGCGGGCCGGCGGCCTGTCTCGCCGGCAGTTGTTCGCAGGCGACCCTGCAGCAGATCGCGAACGCCGAGAAGGTGATGCCGGTGCTGCATCTCGATCCCGAGCGGGTGGTCACCGGCAAGGACGAGGCGCAGCGCGCGCTGGCCTGGGCAAAGGATCGGATCGGCGACGGCCCGATCCTGATCGCGAGCAGCGTGACCCCCGACGAGGTCGCAGCTCTCCAATCCCGTCATGGCCGCGACGCAGCCGGACATGCCATCGAGCAGGCGATGGCCGACATCGCCGAAGGCCTGGTGCGGGCGGGCGTACGCCGGCTGGTGGTGGCCGGTGGTGAAACGTCAGGCGCCGTGGTCGATCGCCTGCGCATCCCCGGCTTCCTCGTCGGTGCGGAAATCGCCGCCGGCGTTCCGGTCTTGCGTGCCGTCGGAATCAGCAGCGGCGACATGCTGCTTGCCCTGAAATCGGGCAATTTCGGCGGACCGGAATTCTTCTCGGACGCGCTCGCCCTGATGCGCTGA
- the otnI gene encoding 2-oxo-tetronate isomerase — protein MPRFAANLSMMFNEVPFLDRFEAAAKAGFTAVEFLFPYDHPADEVGKRLKAAGLTQALFNLPPGDWNAGEKGFAALPDRFADLQRSLETALPYAQATGVKWLHLMAGIADRGDRHAVEAFYKSVAYAAEFFAPHGRDVVIEPINPRNVPGYFLNNFNFAHDLINELKLPNLKLQFDIYHCQIIHGDVTMRLREMMPVIGHIQIASIPSRNEPDGEELNYPFLFGELDRLGYDGFVGCEYNPRGKTTDGLAWFKPYAGVKP, from the coding sequence ATGCCCCGCTTTGCCGCCAATCTCTCCATGATGTTCAACGAGGTCCCGTTCCTTGACCGCTTCGAGGCGGCGGCGAAAGCCGGCTTCACTGCGGTCGAGTTCCTGTTTCCTTACGACCATCCGGCCGACGAGGTCGGCAAACGGCTGAAGGCCGCCGGGCTGACACAGGCGCTGTTCAATCTGCCGCCGGGCGACTGGAATGCCGGCGAGAAGGGGTTCGCCGCGCTGCCTGATCGCTTTGCCGATCTGCAGCGGAGCCTGGAGACCGCGCTGCCCTATGCGCAGGCGACCGGGGTGAAGTGGCTGCATCTGATGGCAGGGATCGCAGACCGTGGTGACCGGCACGCGGTGGAAGCCTTTTACAAATCTGTCGCCTACGCCGCGGAGTTCTTCGCGCCGCACGGCCGCGACGTCGTGATCGAGCCGATCAATCCGCGCAACGTGCCCGGCTACTTCCTCAACAACTTCAACTTTGCCCACGACCTGATCAACGAGCTGAAGCTTCCGAACCTCAAGCTGCAATTCGACATCTATCACTGCCAGATCATCCATGGCGACGTGACGATGCGGCTGCGCGAGATGATGCCTGTCATCGGCCACATCCAGATCGCATCGATCCCCTCGCGCAACGAGCCCGACGGAGAGGAGCTGAACTATCCGTTCCTGTTCGGCGAGCTCGACCGGCTCGGCTATGACGGCTTCGTCGGCTGCGAATACAATCCGCGCGGCAAGACCACGGACGGTCTCGCCTGGTTCAAGCCCTACGCCGGAGTGAAGCCGTGA
- the ltnD gene encoding L-threonate dehydrogenase, whose protein sequence is MSSSAKPRVAVIGLGSMGFGMATSLRRAGFDVTGCDVSADAVGRFVADGGKGAKTPAEAAKDADIAVSVVVNAAQTEAILFGAGGVAETLPKGAVFVSSATMDPDIARRLAKQLEASGRHYLDAPISGGAQRAAQGELTILASGSAAAFAKARPALDAMAAKLYELGDAAGQGAAFKMINQLLAGVHIAAASEAIAFAAKQGLDIRKVYEVITASAGNSWMFENRMPHVLEGDYTPRSAVEIFVKDLGIIQDMARNARFPVPVSAAALQMFLMTAAAGMGRDDDASVARMYAQVTGTKLPGKK, encoded by the coding sequence ATGTCCAGTTCCGCCAAACCGCGCGTCGCCGTCATCGGGCTCGGTTCGATGGGTTTCGGCATGGCGACCTCGCTCAGGCGCGCCGGCTTTGACGTCACCGGCTGCGACGTTTCGGCGGATGCGGTCGGGCGGTTCGTTGCCGACGGCGGCAAGGGCGCCAAGACGCCGGCGGAGGCCGCGAAGGATGCCGATATCGCGGTCAGCGTCGTCGTCAACGCGGCGCAGACCGAGGCCATCCTGTTCGGCGCAGGGGGCGTCGCCGAGACGCTGCCCAAGGGCGCGGTGTTCGTGTCGTCGGCCACCATGGACCCTGATATCGCGCGGCGCCTCGCCAAGCAGCTCGAGGCGAGCGGCCGGCACTATCTGGACGCGCCGATCTCCGGCGGCGCCCAGCGCGCGGCGCAGGGCGAGCTGACCATCCTTGCCTCGGGCAGCGCCGCGGCATTTGCAAAAGCGCGGCCGGCGCTGGATGCGATGGCGGCGAAGCTCTACGAGCTTGGTGATGCCGCGGGGCAGGGCGCCGCGTTCAAGATGATCAATCAGCTGCTCGCCGGCGTGCATATCGCCGCTGCCTCGGAAGCGATCGCGTTCGCGGCCAAGCAGGGCCTCGATATCCGGAAAGTCTACGAGGTGATCACGGCCTCCGCCGGCAATTCCTGGATGTTCGAGAATCGGATGCCGCACGTGCTCGAGGGCGACTACACCCCGCGCAGCGCGGTGGAGATTTTCGTCAAGGATCTCGGCATCATCCAGGACATGGCGCGCAACGCGCGCTTCCCGGTGCCGGTCTCGGCCGCGGCGCTGCAGATGTTCCTGATGACGGCGGCCGCCGGCATGGGCCGTGACGACGATGCGTCGGTGGCGCGGATGTATGCGCAGGTCACCGGTACCAAACTGCCCGGCAAGAAATAA